aaGCTGGGAggcacaactgctgaagcccacgtgccttgcagcctgtgctccacaacaagagaggccTCGccataagaagcctgtgcaccacagctagagagaagcccatgcagcagcaaagacccagcacagccaaaataaatacataattttttttaatgctaaggaTGATGGTGCTGTGAAAAAAGTGTGAATGGCTACTAGAGGAGCCTTATCCCTGGGACCTGGTGCTGAAAAAGGTCCCATGTTTCAACATGACACAGATCCAAGAGTGAAGCCTGGAATCCTACACAGAGTGCCCCTCCGGCTCTGTGGAGCAAGACCTTTGGGGGCAAGACTTCTGCTTGCTTCTTACTTCTCACCTGCTCCAGAAGCTTCATCCTCCACAGTGTCCTTAAGGGTATGGCACAGTCATCCTTAAACTGTCATCAGGATGCTTTtctcatttgcatttccttgttcTCCATCTCTCCCCCAAGAGTCTTGTTCACTGCCCGCAGGGAAGATTAAGATTGTTATactgaaatacaaaaagaaagactCCAAAATGGGTTGATGAAATCATTCGGTAGTCATAGCTGCaggaacaaaaataacaaaaaaagcaTTTTGCCAAAGCTAAGCTATTtgatagaaaaagagaagagaaattatTGAAATTCAAAGGGCAAACTATTAAGGGAATAAGGCATGGTGTTTGTCtgttaatgaaaaaaatgtgAGCCTTCTACTAAAATTGCTAACCAAATGTAATCAagcctttaaaattaatttccagcttataagggaaaaaagtatattaaaaaaaagtttaatgacaCCACAAGGAAATGATTAGGCAAATCAGAAGATGAGACATTCTACATGACAAATCAAATACCAatgtaatataaaagaaaaaagtaaggggattgttttagaaaaagattaaaaaccttAACAAAAAGTAATGCAATGCATTTACTCTGATTAGATCCTGGTTCTAAagtatccattttaaaaattcatattggGAGAATTTgaatatgtaatttaaattaGATTATATTagcaaattattatttattttcttaggtaTGATAATGGTATCATTATATAGAAGAATAACATTCTACTTAGTAGATGCATATTGAATACTGAGGTATTTAGGAGTGAAGAGTTTACCACTTAAAGTGTTTcatatataaaactttttttttttttttttttttacctggaaATGCGGCTTGTGTGTAAACTGGGGTTGGCTGGGCGGTCCAGGCACCTGGCCTGAGGCCCCAGCACGGCCTGCTCACAGGAGCATGTGACCATGGGAGGAATGACAAAGTCAGGTGTCTTGCTCCAAGTTATCCAGACAGGATGTGGGAGGGGGTAGTGGGGACACAGGAAGTCAGTGAAAAGATCCCCCTGGCCTTGGCCTGTGCGAAGACCTCGGCACCTACGAAGCCAGTCCATCAGTGTGCTTCTGACCTGCTACTCACTGGCTCATGGGCCAGGGCCCAGTCAAGTTCGAGGTGCAATTCAAGTCTTTGGAGAGCACAGTTCCTCTTTCCCGTGGGGTTACCTGCACAGGTCTGAGCACAGAGGAGGGGGCTGCAGTGGTGGTCACTGCTGGGGCGCATCCTTAGGCAGGCATCTTGGTGGAGGAGGAGGCCTCCTTCTTCTTGGTGCTGGCCTTCAAAAGCGCCAGCTTTTTGGGCAGGCTGGTGCTGGCTTTCATCACCACATCATGCTCAGTCTTCTTCCGGATCCCAACCTCCAGGTTCTtcttgagctgctgctgctgcacgaTGCGTGCCTTCTTGGGTGCGATAACGCGACCGCCCTTCCTCGGGCCCCGGTTCCGCGCcgaggccgccgccgccgccgccttgcTCTTCGCTGGCTTCTGCGCCTGGAACTTGCGCTGCCCCTGCGCCATTATCAGCCACCAAAACTTTCTATTTAAAgtaaatatggcaaaatgttaacaaaagTTTAATCAAGATATTGTACATGCAAATGTCATGGTTCTGTTCTTCTTCCTTATGCTTGAAATTTTCTGGGACAGACAGTTGAAAAAAATAGCTTGAAGAGAACAGATGAAGACCTAGACCATCCAGCCCCAAGAGGTGGAATTGGAGTTGCTGTTGGGGTACGGGGGAGCACCAGAATGGAAGCCAGTGGAGCCTCCAAGACTGGAGGAGCCACTTGAAGGTAAGAGTCACATCACCTGGGCCCAAGTGAGCACTGTCAGTGGCGAGCGCCACTGCTCAGTGCCACATGCTCAGCCAATGACCAGAATTCAGCCAACGTTCGGTGCCTATGCCAATCAGCCCCTTTTGCTGCACTCATTGTCCCCAAGGGAGGGCATCCCCCTAGGAGTTGCCTTTGTGTGGCTTTCATGGTCCAGCAGGGACAATGCCCACCCATGCCTTGGTATTTTCTTAGCCCAAGAGACCTATTTAATGAGAAAGATCCTATTTTCGGTGGCTCAGGACACTTATAAACCCCACTGAGGGGACGATGGGGATTTAAAACATCCTGGCCTCCAGTGCCTGTGCTTGGGTAGAACTGAATAGAACCATTTCTCGATTTCTTCTGGGATCAGGAGTTGTTAAAAACCCACTCACATGACATAAAGAAATCCCTACACATTCCTGAAGGAAACTAACCTATattagctcaaaaaaaaaaaaaaaaaaaacaccttgtcACTTCTGAGCAAACACCCTCCAGATCCCAGCAGTCCAAGAAAATGATAAATGGGACCTTGGAAGAAGCAGAAACTGCTGATGGCACAGCCACTCAGAAGCAGAGAAAGATTTGACAAACTTCCACACAGAAATCTATATTCCATAGGTTTCAAGACTCTTTTGCCTCCTACTTTCTcagtgtctttttgttttctgaaaatgtgACTAATTCCAAAATCAGTTTATAATAATGATGATTTCATCTGTTCTCAAAGTCCCTGTTTCATAAATGAGCCAAAAGTTAAGAGGCATTGTCCATCCATATTTTTATCCGTccataatttaaaacaaacattttaaattagatGAGATTGTTAAATTCGTAATCTGTTGGAATAAACCACATCATCATTGTGCTATTAACAAATCAAAACATATGTAACCCAAAGTCTCACCAGCCAGGAGGTACAGCTATGGTTGCACTTGTGTTAATATCTGAATCCCAGTGGCCCAAACCCCTAGCCAGTC
Above is a genomic segment from Bos javanicus breed banteng chromosome 15, ARS-OSU_banteng_1.0, whole genome shotgun sequence containing:
- the LOC133261942 gene encoding leydig cell tumor 10 kDa protein homolog, which codes for MAQGQRKFQAQKPAKSKAAAAAASARNRGPRKGGRVIAPKKARIVQQQQLKKNLEVGIRKKTEHDVVMKASTSLPKKLALLKASTKKKEASSSTKMPA